In a single window of the Luteolibacter arcticus genome:
- a CDS encoding MotA/TolQ/ExbB proton channel family protein: protein MIHRFVIVSLIGLASSALALGPAENIRDSIKKAGDELLSTKKEYSDLRLALYREVNKLDDQVVSLSKELRTLERDEELRTSRIRTLEREVETRKADVIYASGVLNQYGKAIVSRLHPAEHQLYRTEIEGLDQKATASAQDPRAEVTERFKILDIGLKRLSALAGGSKFDGKALGRAGQAIEGKLFLAGPAVLFASADKAFEGVASLADTGANLASIVPLADTNGTIAKAIETGEGNVPLDATGGRAIEQALKSGGKTHGGAMEHVMLFGDIAKNMMFDGWIAIGICVLMIAVGWTVAARKFFYLNSVQKGNAEFLRQWHLLSSDLTALDHANEASVKSFGGNADASMQALLEKSPFFDIYHIGSEEIRHRLAQDRTHRKGLTGRSIQAIRAALDAGLVRVQHKLTNGLVYLTISIAGGPYVGLLGTVVGVMITFAIIAKSGEVDVNSIAPGIASALLATVAGLVVAIPALFVYSYLNTRIKDMVAEMHVFIDEFVAKMAEFYQGSENSGAVSRSIE, encoded by the coding sequence ATGATCCACCGTTTTGTCATCGTGTCCTTGATCGGACTCGCCTCGTCCGCCCTTGCGCTTGGTCCCGCGGAGAACATCCGCGACTCGATCAAGAAGGCAGGCGATGAATTGCTCTCGACCAAGAAGGAATACTCCGACCTCCGCCTCGCCCTCTATCGCGAGGTCAACAAGCTGGACGACCAGGTCGTCTCGCTGTCGAAGGAACTCCGCACACTGGAGCGCGACGAGGAATTGCGCACCTCCAGGATCCGCACGCTCGAGCGCGAGGTGGAGACCCGGAAGGCCGATGTGATCTACGCATCCGGAGTGCTCAACCAGTATGGAAAGGCCATCGTCTCCCGCCTGCATCCTGCGGAGCACCAACTCTACCGCACCGAGATCGAAGGCCTCGACCAAAAGGCCACCGCGTCCGCTCAGGATCCGCGGGCCGAGGTGACCGAGCGCTTCAAGATCCTGGACATCGGCCTCAAGCGCCTGTCCGCTCTCGCTGGCGGTAGCAAGTTCGACGGCAAGGCGCTCGGCAGGGCCGGCCAGGCGATCGAGGGCAAGCTGTTTCTCGCCGGCCCCGCGGTTCTTTTCGCCTCCGCGGACAAGGCCTTCGAAGGTGTCGCCTCGCTTGCCGACACCGGCGCGAACCTGGCCTCCATCGTTCCTCTGGCCGACACCAACGGCACCATCGCCAAGGCCATCGAAACCGGCGAAGGCAATGTCCCGCTCGACGCCACCGGGGGCCGTGCCATCGAACAGGCGCTGAAGAGCGGCGGCAAGACCCATGGCGGCGCGATGGAACACGTGATGCTCTTCGGCGACATCGCGAAGAACATGATGTTCGACGGCTGGATCGCCATCGGCATCTGCGTGCTGATGATCGCGGTCGGCTGGACCGTCGCCGCGCGGAAATTCTTCTACCTGAACTCCGTCCAGAAGGGGAACGCGGAGTTCCTGCGCCAGTGGCATCTCCTTTCCTCGGACCTCACCGCGCTGGATCACGCCAACGAAGCCAGTGTGAAGAGCTTCGGCGGGAATGCCGACGCGTCCATGCAGGCGCTCCTCGAGAAATCGCCTTTCTTCGATATCTATCACATCGGGTCGGAGGAAATCCGCCACCGGCTTGCGCAGGACCGCACCCACCGGAAGGGCCTCACCGGCCGCTCGATCCAGGCGATCCGCGCGGCGCTCGATGCCGGCCTGGTGCGGGTGCAGCACAAGCTCACCAACGGCCTCGTTTACCTCACGATCAGCATCGCCGGTGGCCCCTATGTCGGCCTGCTGGGCACCGTCGTCGGGGTGATGATCACCTTCGCGATCATCGCGAAGTCCGGGGAAGTGGATGTGAACTCGATCGCGCCCGGGATTGCCTCCGCGCTTCTCGCGACCGTGGCCGGTCTGGTCGTCGCGATTCCTGCGCTGTTCGTCTATTCCTATCTCAATACGCGGATCAAGGACATGGTCGCCGAGATGCACGTCTTCATCGACGAGTTCGTCGCGAAGATGGCCGAGTTCTATCAAGGGTCCGAAAACTCCGGCGCGGTTTCGCGCTCCATCGAATAA
- a CDS encoding DUF3450 domain-containing protein, whose protein sequence is MRLSRLIPGVIFATFPLMAQETKAPARGADELRGSVREWIETMQKIQAEEDAWEKDSEVLRSYKEGLEKEIEDLKEQIERAKTRKEGGDKQSLDKLTERDRFAAAQEELAKQVRVLEQELAVKLPLFPAPLRQEAKVAVAVESLQKSLQLPPDKQGEDVSKRLFNAIELLAEVEKFQQQVHLHSELRTDPQGREFKMQVVYFGLAMAYGVNEDGSFAVVGRPEKDGWKFTDRPDLAPQIQQLVTSAGSEKDATFTQLPLVQP, encoded by the coding sequence ATGCGCCTTTCCCGACTGATTCCCGGTGTCATTTTCGCCACCTTCCCCTTGATGGCGCAGGAGACGAAAGCTCCTGCCCGCGGTGCCGACGAACTCCGCGGCTCCGTCCGCGAATGGATCGAGACGATGCAAAAGATCCAGGCCGAGGAGGACGCCTGGGAGAAGGACAGCGAGGTGCTCCGGAGCTACAAGGAGGGCCTGGAGAAGGAAATCGAGGATCTCAAGGAGCAGATCGAGCGTGCCAAGACCCGCAAGGAGGGGGGCGACAAGCAATCGCTCGACAAGCTCACCGAGCGTGACCGCTTCGCCGCCGCCCAGGAGGAACTTGCGAAGCAGGTCCGGGTCCTGGAGCAGGAGCTGGCCGTGAAGCTGCCGCTGTTTCCCGCGCCGCTCCGCCAGGAGGCGAAAGTCGCGGTGGCCGTGGAGTCATTGCAGAAAAGTCTCCAGCTCCCGCCAGACAAACAGGGCGAGGATGTCTCCAAACGGCTCTTCAACGCCATCGAACTGCTCGCCGAGGTCGAGAAATTCCAGCAGCAGGTGCACCTGCATTCCGAGCTTCGCACGGACCCGCAGGGCCGCGAGTTCAAGATGCAGGTCGTCTATTTCGGATTGGCCATGGCGTATGGGGTGAATGAGGACGGCAGCTTCGCCGTGGTCGGCCGGCCGGAGAAGGACGGCTGGAAATTCACCGATCGCCCCGACCTCGCGCCGCAGATCCAACAACTCGTGACGTCCGCCGGCAGCGAAAAGGACGCCACCTTTACCCAGCTTCCGCTCGTCCAACCATGA